Proteins co-encoded in one Vidua macroura isolate BioBank_ID:100142 chromosome 13, ASM2450914v1, whole genome shotgun sequence genomic window:
- the IPPK gene encoding inositol-pentakisphosphate 2-kinase isoform X1, with protein MEVEKMDENEWKYHGEGNQSLVVSHCQRCVVLRFLKSPPNQNKTPEEILHHLQNIVDFGKHVMKQFFGENYVHHGEIIQLPLDFVRQLCLKIQPERPECRCDKDMDTLSGYAMCLPNLTRLQPFRFAEHRPILCIEIKPKCGFIPFSSHVSQEIKHKVCRYCMHQHLKVANGKWKRPSKYCPLDLFSGNKQRMHFALKSLLQEAQNNLKIFKNGELIYGCKDDQDCVSDWNELARHLKPFFFPSNGLVSGPHCTRTIVKELIHVITMALLSSTDTCRAGDMKTVPISQGRSYCEASAFNKELVRNGKHKLESSGLPRGCLLYKTLQAQMLDMLDIEGLYPLYSRVEQYLEEFPEERSTLQIDGPYNEVFYEKLLDLSLEDDGTVAFALTKVQQYRIAMTAKDCSIMIALSPCLQDECSEQRPVVLTSKSRFTFSVSVLDLDLKPYESIPHQYKLDGEIVNYYLKNVQAKEDPVMSNLFKENEDCTLVLHKV; from the exons CGCTGTGTGGTGCTACGGTTTCTGAAGTCCCCCCCCAACCAGAATAAG ACTCCAGAGGAAATACTACACCATCTGCAAAACATCGTAGACTTCGGAAAACATGTGATGAAGCAGTTCTTTGGGGAGAACTATGTTCACCATGGG GAAATTATTCAACTGCCTTTAGATTTTGTAAGACAGCTGTGTTTGAAAATCCAGCCAGAGAGGCCAG AGTGTCGCTGTGACAAGGACATGGACACGCTGAGCGGTTACGCGATGTGCCTTCCCAACCTGACGCGGCTGCAGCCCTTCCGCTTCGCCGAGCACCGGCCCATCCTCTGCATCGAGATCAAG cCAAAGTGTGGCTTCATTCCTTTTTCCAGCCATGTTTCACAGGAGATAAAGCACAAGGTGTGTCGTTACTGTATGCATCAGCATCTAAAG GTAGCCAATGGAAAATGGAAGCGACCAAGTAAATATTGCCCGTTGGATCTCTTCTCAGG aaataaacaaagaatGCACTTTGCTTTGAAGAGCTTATTACAGGAGGCACAGAAcaacttgaaaatatttaag AATGGGGAACTAATTTATGGCTGTAAGGATGACCAGGACTGTGTCTCTGACTGGAATGAACTTGCTCGTCACttaaaacctttctttttcccttccaacGGGCTGGTCAGTGGCCCCCACTGCACAAGGACAATTGTTAAGGAATTAATCCACGTGATCACCATGGCGCTACTGAGTAGCACCGACACCTGCAGGGCAGGCGACATGAAGACAGTTCCCATTTCACAAGGGAGAAGCTACTGTGAAGCAAGTGCTTTTAATAAGGAGCTAGTAAGAAATG gTAAACATAAGTTGGAAAGCTCTGGTTTACCGAGGGGTTGTCTCCTTTATAAAACCCTTCAGGCTCAGATGCTTGACATGCTGGATATTGAAGGACTCTATCCTTTGTACAGTAGAGTTGAACAGTACTTGGAGGAATTTCCTGAAGAGAG aAGTACATTACAGATAGATGGACCTTACAATGAAGTGTTTTATGAGAAGCTGCTGGACCTTTCCCTGGAAGATGACGGGACAGTGGCGTTTGCATTAACGAAG GTGCAGCAGTACAGAATAGCAATGACTGCTAAAGACTGCTCCATCATGATTGCCCTTTCCCCCTGCCTGCAAGATGAATG ctctgaGCAAAGACCTGTGGTACTGACATCCAAATCCAGATTCaccttctctgtttctgtgctggACCTGGACCTGAAGCCCTATGAAAGCATCCCCCACCAGTACAAACTCGATGGTGAAATAGTCAACTATTACCTGAAAAACGTACAGGCCAAAGAGGACCCAGTTATGTCCAACCTCTTCAAGGAGAATGAAGACTGCACATTAGTTCTCCATAAAGTGTAA
- the IPPK gene encoding inositol-pentakisphosphate 2-kinase isoform X2 yields the protein MKQFFGENYVHHGEIIQLPLDFVRQLCLKIQPERPECRCDKDMDTLSGYAMCLPNLTRLQPFRFAEHRPILCIEIKPKCGFIPFSSHVSQEIKHKVCRYCMHQHLKVANGKWKRPSKYCPLDLFSGNKQRMHFALKSLLQEAQNNLKIFKNGELIYGCKDDQDCVSDWNELARHLKPFFFPSNGLVSGPHCTRTIVKELIHVITMALLSSTDTCRAGDMKTVPISQGRSYCEASAFNKELVRNGKHKLESSGLPRGCLLYKTLQAQMLDMLDIEGLYPLYSRVEQYLEEFPEERSTLQIDGPYNEVFYEKLLDLSLEDDGTVAFALTKVQQYRIAMTAKDCSIMIALSPCLQDECSEQRPVVLTSKSRFTFSVSVLDLDLKPYESIPHQYKLDGEIVNYYLKNVQAKEDPVMSNLFKENEDCTLVLHKV from the exons ATGAAGCAGTTCTTTGGGGAGAACTATGTTCACCATGGG GAAATTATTCAACTGCCTTTAGATTTTGTAAGACAGCTGTGTTTGAAAATCCAGCCAGAGAGGCCAG AGTGTCGCTGTGACAAGGACATGGACACGCTGAGCGGTTACGCGATGTGCCTTCCCAACCTGACGCGGCTGCAGCCCTTCCGCTTCGCCGAGCACCGGCCCATCCTCTGCATCGAGATCAAG cCAAAGTGTGGCTTCATTCCTTTTTCCAGCCATGTTTCACAGGAGATAAAGCACAAGGTGTGTCGTTACTGTATGCATCAGCATCTAAAG GTAGCCAATGGAAAATGGAAGCGACCAAGTAAATATTGCCCGTTGGATCTCTTCTCAGG aaataaacaaagaatGCACTTTGCTTTGAAGAGCTTATTACAGGAGGCACAGAAcaacttgaaaatatttaag AATGGGGAACTAATTTATGGCTGTAAGGATGACCAGGACTGTGTCTCTGACTGGAATGAACTTGCTCGTCACttaaaacctttctttttcccttccaacGGGCTGGTCAGTGGCCCCCACTGCACAAGGACAATTGTTAAGGAATTAATCCACGTGATCACCATGGCGCTACTGAGTAGCACCGACACCTGCAGGGCAGGCGACATGAAGACAGTTCCCATTTCACAAGGGAGAAGCTACTGTGAAGCAAGTGCTTTTAATAAGGAGCTAGTAAGAAATG gTAAACATAAGTTGGAAAGCTCTGGTTTACCGAGGGGTTGTCTCCTTTATAAAACCCTTCAGGCTCAGATGCTTGACATGCTGGATATTGAAGGACTCTATCCTTTGTACAGTAGAGTTGAACAGTACTTGGAGGAATTTCCTGAAGAGAG aAGTACATTACAGATAGATGGACCTTACAATGAAGTGTTTTATGAGAAGCTGCTGGACCTTTCCCTGGAAGATGACGGGACAGTGGCGTTTGCATTAACGAAG GTGCAGCAGTACAGAATAGCAATGACTGCTAAAGACTGCTCCATCATGATTGCCCTTTCCCCCTGCCTGCAAGATGAATG ctctgaGCAAAGACCTGTGGTACTGACATCCAAATCCAGATTCaccttctctgtttctgtgctggACCTGGACCTGAAGCCCTATGAAAGCATCCCCCACCAGTACAAACTCGATGGTGAAATAGTCAACTATTACCTGAAAAACGTACAGGCCAAAGAGGACCCAGTTATGTCCAACCTCTTCAAGGAGAATGAAGACTGCACATTAGTTCTCCATAAAGTGTAA